A window from Onychostoma macrolepis isolate SWU-2019 chromosome 07, ASM1243209v1, whole genome shotgun sequence encodes these proteins:
- the psmc3 gene encoding 26S proteasome regulatory subunit 6A: protein MSSLNDRSVWDEVEDGIGEEVLKMSTEEIVQRTRLLDSEIKIMKSEVLRVTHELQAMKDKIKENTEKIKVNKTLPYLVSNVIELLDVDPNDQEEDGANIDLDSQRKGKCAVIKTSTRQTYFLPVIGLVDAEKLKPGDLVGVNKDSYLILETLPTEYDSRVKAMEVDERPTEQYSDIGGLDKQIQELVEAIVLPMNHKEKFENLGIQPPKGVLMYGPPGTGKTLLARACAAQTKATFLKLAGPQLVQMFIGDGAKLVRDAFALAKEKAPSIIFIDELDAIGTKRFDSEKAGDREVQRTMLELLNQLDGFQPNMQVKVIAATNRVDILDPALLRSGRLDRKIEFPMPNEEARARIMQIHSRKMNVCPDVNYEELARCTDDFNGAQCKAVCVEAGMIALRRGATELNHEDYMEGILEVQAKKKANLQYYA, encoded by the exons ATGTCGTCGCTGAATGACAGATCAGTTTGGGATGAGGTGGAG GATGGCATCGGCGAAGAAGTCCTTAAGATGTCCACTGAAGAGATTGTTCAGAGGACTCGTCTTTTGGACAGTGAGATTAAG ATCATGAAGAGTGAGGTTCTGCGTGTCACTCATGAGCTGCAAGCCATGAAAGACAAGATCAAGGAAAACACAGAGAAAATCAAAGTGAACAAGACTCTGCCCTACCTCGTCTCCAACGTCATAGAG CTGCTAGATGTAGATCCTAATGACCAAGAGGAGGATGGAGCCAATATTGATCTGGACTCGCAGAGGAAGGGCAAGTGTGCCGTCATCAAAACCTCCACACGACAG ACCTATTTCCTGCCTGTGATTGGTTTGGTGGATGCTGAGAAACTGAAACCTGGTGATCTTGTG GGTGTGAATAAAGACTCTTACCTGATTTTGGAGACTCTACCCACTGAGTATGACTCCAGAGTTAAGGCCATGGAAGTGGATGAGAGACCTACAGAGCAGTACAGTGACATTGGTGGCCTTGACAAACAGATTCAAGAG CTGGTGGAGGCAATTGTTCTGCCCATGAACCACAAAGAGAAGTTTGAGAATCTGGGGATCCAACCACCAAAGGGAGTTCTGATGTACGGACCACCAGGCACAGGAAAGACCCTGCTGGCCAGAGCCTGCGCAGCCCAAACCAAG GCAACATTTTTGAAGTTGGCTGGCCCTCAGCTGGTGCAGATGTTTATTGGTGATGGTGCCAAACTGGTACGTGATGCATTTGCTCTTGCCAAGGAGAAAGCTCCCTCCATCATCTTCATTGATGAGCTGGACGCTATCGGCACCAAGCGCTTTGACAGTGAGAAGGCTGGAGACAGAGAGGTGCAGAGGACCATGCTGGAGCTACTCAATCAGTTAGACGGCTTCCAGCCCAACATGCAAGTGAAG GTGATTGCTGCCACTAACAGGGTGGACATCCTTGACCCGGCTCTGCTGCGTTCAGGTCGTCTGGATCGCAAGATTGAGTTCCCAATGCCCAACGAGGAAGCTCGTGCTCGCATTATGCAGATCCATTCACGCAAGATGAATGTCTG CCCTGATGTGAACTATGAAGAATTGGCACGCTGTACTGATGATTTCAATGGAGCTCAATGTAAAGCTGTTTGTGTTGAAGCT GGCATGATTGCTCTGCGCCGTGGGGCCACTGAACTTAACCATGAGGACTATATGGAGGGCATTCTGGAGGTGCAAGCGAAGAAGAAAGCCAATCTGCAGTACTATGCTTAA
- the cd59 gene encoding CD59 glycoprotein: MKASVGVCVVFVLALVGLGSAIKCYSCKDYTGTCSKTRNCYYDDACVTVYERGGDTHRQCIKYSDCNYNVIGEKFPKISSFKFSCCTTDLCNTAPVSVSSRSVVGILLSLALFWWGVL, encoded by the exons ATGAAAGCTTCTGTTGGAGTGTGTGTGGTGTTCGTTTTGGCTCTGGTGGGGCTTG GCTCTGCCATTAAATGTTACAGTTGTAAGGACTACACGGGCACATGCTCTAAGACTCGAAACTGCTACTATGATGATGCCTGCGTGACCGTCTACGAGAGAG GTGGTGACACACACAGGCAGTGTATAAAGTACTCTGATTGTAACTACAATGTAATCGGCGAGAAATTTCCCAAAATTTCCAGCTTCAAGTTCTCCTGCTGTACCACTGACCTGTGTAACACAGCACCTGTGTCCGTGTCCAGCCGCTCTGTGGTGGGAATACTGCTCTCACTAGCACTCTTCTGGTGGGGTGTTCTCTAA
- the aplnr2 gene encoding apelin receptor 2: MSGSLPFPSPSPFPSCDYREWSATWVLIPSVYLLVFVVGSLGNGLVLWVYLGRRTRGRGRVGSGSKSSQTTDPPPCPSPTSSRTVTESLIASLALADLAFIMTLPLWAAYTALGYHWPFGHVLCQVSSYIVALNMYASVFFLTGLSVERYCVITRKRGNSSKQGRSTTRAKWIVGSVWLAAGILALPALFLRTVREVDLEAGDDGDGQDGHVSSCLCDMDYSSLISSELDPAASEQAELMWSAALGLKSTLLGFLLPLVVLLLCYGWLGQLLSRHFSLGPRPDHTRQRRLLRIIITLVLAFFLCWLPFHTNKTLSALVELGILPFSCSFDQWLVAAHPYSICLGYVNSCLNPLLYACCDLAFRKHCSGLLVCVWVKCKGQKGGEENEHHKSSPIPSGTHEVTFNKEEQ; the protein is encoded by the coding sequence ATGTCCGGGTCTCTGCCCTTCCCTTCACCCTCGCCCTTTCCCTCATGTGACTACAGAGAATGGTCTGCAACCTGGGTGCTGATTCCAAGTGTGTACCTCCTGGTGTTTGTTGTGGGATCCTTGGGTAACGGCTTGGTGCTATGGGTGTACCTGGGCCGCCGAACGAGAGGCCGCGGGAGGGTTGGAAGCGGGTCCAAATCTTCCCAGACCACCGATCCACCCCCTTGTCCCTCCCCTACATCTTCTCGTACAGTAACAGAGTCTTTAATAGCAAGTCTAGCATTGGCTGACCTAGCCTTCATCATGACTCTGCCATTGTGGGCGGCGTACACAGCACTGGGCTACCACTGGCCCTTTGGCCATGTTCTGTGTCAGGTGAGCAGTTACATTGTGGCACTGAACATGTATGCGAGCGTGTTTTTTCTGACTGGGCTCAGCGTGGAGCGTTACTGCGTCATCACACGAAAGCGTGGCAACAGCTCAAAGCAGGGACGGTCAACCACTCGCGCCAAGTGGATTGTGGGTAGCGTGTGGCTGGCGGCTGGAATCCTGGCACTTCCTGCTCTGTTCCTACGGACTGTAAGGGAGGTGGATTTGGAAGCTGGAGATGATGGTGATGGGCAGGACGGACATGTGTCCTCCTGCTTGTGTGACATGGACTACTCCAGCTTGATCTCAAGTGAGCTGGACCCAGCAGCTTCGGAGCAGGCGGAGCTGATGTGGTCAGCAGCTTTGGGGTTAAAATCAACTCTGCTTGGCTTCCTGTTACCTCTTGTAGTGCTGCTGCTCTGCTATGGCTGGCTAGGACAGCTTCTTTCCCGACACTTCAGCCTAGGCCCGCGTCCTGATCATACGCGCCAACGCAGGCTCCTCCGTATCATCATCACCCTTGTGCTGGCCTTCTTCCTCTGCTGGCTTCCCTTCCACACCAATAAGACACTCTCCGCTCTGGTGGAACTGGGCATTCTTCCCTTTTCCTGCAGTTTCGACCAGTGGTTGGTGGCGGCCCATCCATACTCCATCTGTCTGGGCTACGTGAACAGCTGTTTAAACCCTCTGCTGTACGCTTGCTGTGATCTGGCTTTCCGGAAGCACTGCAGCGGTCTGCTTGTGTGCGTATGGGTCAAATGCAAAGGTCAGAAGGGAGGAGAGGAGAATGAACACCACAAAAGTTCACCAATACCATCTGGGAcacatgaagtgacatttaatAAAGAAGAGCAATGA